A stretch of DNA from Plodia interpunctella isolate USDA-ARS_2022_Savannah chromosome 11, ilPloInte3.2, whole genome shotgun sequence:
TGGAATGGTAAAAGACAATCATTTAGaaacatattattactatCATTATCACAGATTACTAACTAGTTACCTACTTCGTTCATAATTTACAGGCAGCCCAATTGTATCCAAGGACTGGTCAGAATTCCGTCGCGGAGAACTCATTTCCTACCTGACCTACACCAACATCTACACCCACAACACTTACGCCCTGAGATACGCCCTTTGCGAATTTTTGAACCTGGGAAATGtagtgagtttatttttattactccaTGATTAAATATCACTATCTGTTTAGCTTGCAATGAAAATACTTGATGTGTGAAATGGGACTAGAATAGTTTGGCGGTCTAATACAGCCACAGGGTTAGAAGCatcattttttaatacttctctattattatacaaaaaaaaaaatacaagcaaTAAATAGtagtcttaaataaaatttgacatctGGAGCTTCTAATTCTCATCAGTCTTTAATCATAAATTCATCACCTAATCATGGCCATCAAGTTTTGCTACTATATGTTGGGGAATTTGAAAATCCCctatagtttttaaaatacagatCTGATTTTTCAGGTTGGCCAAATATTCCTACTAGATATATTCCTCGGTGGTGCTTTCCGGAACTATGGTGCTGCATTTGCTGCCTTCACACACACTCCTAAATTACCAGTCAATATGGAAGACTTTGACCTAATAAACCCCATGGATCAGTTCTTCCCGAAGCTCACCAAATGCTGGCTAAGGAAATACGGACCAACCGGTACACTGCAACTCAAGGATCGTCTGTGTGTGCTgcctttaaatattgttaatgagaagatatttgttattttgtggTTTTGGTTGATCTTTCTTGCATTTGTTTCTGCTCTGGCTTTACTTTTCCGTTTACTGGTGTTCTCTCTATCACCATTGCGCACATTTATGATTATGGGACAATTGAGATATGTACGACGCAGTACAGTGTCGAAAATAGTAAACCGTTTTGGATATGGTGATTGGTTCATACTCTACTCTTTGGGCAAAAATGTGAATCCCCTTATTTATAAAGAGTTAATTATAGAGCTTGCTAAAGAATTAGATCACAAACCAATTGTTGTTTAAGATTAAATGTTGTAATATCCTAAGATATTGAATAATCTTTTATGGTTGTGATAAAATAACGATCTCCAGTGTTGAACACTAAGGGCTAAGACtgataattcataaataattataattgtatgttgattactttaaaataaggTCTTTTGAAGCAACTTTTGGCTCTGAAATTTGACAATTTTCGTTTGGTACAAGATTAATGTGCATAGAAAtctatgattattttttttgtagaatatATTTCATGGACTTAGGAGGTACAACtcgacggagtacctactaattccatgattacTATTCCAGTTACTATATATTTGGCTTCAAATGGAATCCCATTGACTTTATGACCTTAGATAGAGTAAGTAGTTAAGAGTGACGGTAGACCGCAAATCTTTTAAGCTATTCAATTGCAATCACAAAATaacatagttatatttttattgattcgaaatttatgtttaaaaaaagaattgggGGTAGTCTACCCTCATTTCAAGCAATTAGAAGTctagtttttgtttatgttgatcctgattatgattattaaaattttaagtggatttgttatttaattaattactttatcaCTTTATATTTATCCAAATAATATTTGGAATATTGTGAGTTTAtgcataaatattgttttaaacttaacaatattgttttctaaTTTGTCATTACATTAAGTCCTAATGGGATAGATAATGTCtattctaatataaatactgaATGATTATTacttgttgaaatattttgttactaataattattacaattgatGCCACTATGTGCAAAATAAATCTTGATtttcaaatatcaatatttaattattctgtcCTGTTAGTTAGCATCCTTGTGTCTACTATTTTATGACCTTAAAATGGCAAAGCATGTTTTGAGTTACATACCTTTCAgaaaaaactgaaattaaattttattttattattggtatACTAAGTATCAGCACACATAGCAGCagttaatagaaataaaataataataacaagatGGTTAAGATTTTGTATTTGGTATTGATtactatttttcataaattaataagtgaAAAATGCAATATGTACagacttaaaattatttaattactagcAATATGAACAagtcacaatttattttcatagaaattacACACTTCTGAATGTATGCTATTTACCTAAATTATTATCCCGAGCACCCCCTGCAGCCACAATGCACACACTCTACAATCCTGCCTTCCTCCAACTTGCTCTTTGGTACGCgacaaatacaatttgtagCAAAATTTGTGTCTCTAGTTTGGATACATCTTAAGCAACACAAATTTTCATATCCAGTCTTCTTCCATTTCGCTATAAGGTTTCCATCGGCAATCTTCTCATCTAAGCAGTATTGGTACAACTCCCTGCTTATTGCTCTACGTCTGTAGAACAGGTCATATATATATCTGGACTTCTGATggtgaattttgaatattggCCAAAGTGACTCTTGTTTACGCTTCCCCTCATGAGGTTCAGTTTCAGCTGTaatcataaatgtatattttagaaTAGACTAGCTGCTTCTTGGGGCTTTACTCTTGTGGATATTGGGATAGAAAGTATCCATGTCACTCCAGAATAATATATCTTcctatttgtgaaaaaaataatgaatatatagtatagaatAGATATGCTAAGTGTATGGGATACTTGATTATTGATTAGtattcaaaaatgaaattggttaaatttttgtatttgaacaCTGTTTATCccatttttgaatattatttgaacACCCAAGTTggtgtgtatttttgtatttacttgaAGCTTATTTTTGTGGGAGCACACAAACTTCGTTGTAAAGCCAAATACGTAGGTATTTGGACATTCATAAAAGAAGACGAGATTGTTACCTTCTCGCATTTTTTGTTCCAATTCCTCTAGAGTTGGTTCAATGAGCTCCCAACCTTCTGGTGGTGGTTTCCGGCTACGACGTATTTTCGGCATTATTATGTAGTGTCTTGTACcgataaaattgtatttttatttcgatttacttgtttgtttatttggaaAAATTAAGCTTTTGCTTTTACTTCTTCCTGCTCGGCGTCAGCATGTTGAGTGAGCGaaaaaatgtcaatgtcatagAGACAGCAATAAGCGATCACTGTCAACTGTCACAAACGGAGAAtactttgtttttgattttttttttaatttcgtggctccatcgttcgccaaaacgatgatattgccaacgtcaaggttgaaatcgacacggaatataatatgttataatgatattataaacacggatcagtgtgtaacctaaaatataaaagtatataaatatattatatatacatacggataaagtaaaaaattataagtagatattattattttgtataatttttgccaatataattataaatggagAGAAAACTAATAATTGACAACTTCGAATTAGACGATCTATACTACTAGACCGCTGATATTACTAAAAAAGCTGCCATTTTGGTACACGAGTTTTGATAGTTTTGATAGTAATAATAGATAGATTGTTATTTTCAGACTTATACCTAACCACATTAATTAGTTAGAGAATGTTACTTAACctgcatttttaaaatgtttcatatgaatattgaaagaaactaattaCGTTCTTTAAAAAAGCGCCTCAAATTTTCgtatcatattcatattacCATTGAGAATGAGTGAACATATGAATGCAAATAATTGCTATTATTAAAGCATCAGGCACTTTAATATTTCGTTTCATTAGGTTTGTTTTCACCCCATTTGAAGTATATaagaaaagtaaaatgttcgattcaattaacattttaaaacaaataaagttataacaaCAAGGTTTTTCTTTTAGTAAATGATTTGTTGTACCTATTTAAGTTGTTTGTTGATGAAGGtcatgtaggtaggtaatagGAAGATCCAAAGAGAGTTAGCTATCTCACAGCAATGTTatcaagaaataataaataggtagttaCATAGCTCTTAATTTTTGTcttcattgatattttgttaattaataaagcCTTTACCTGTGTTTGAATAACGGGCCCTACCTACAGTGCACGAGTTACATCTCCGTCTCTTACGCACTCGCCATTCTGTCGTAAGAGCAAACGGGACGGAGGCATTTTACGTGCCTCGATTAGAACTCGTGGAATGTGGTGTTGCGCTCGCTTCGCACAACCTCCAAGTCCGAACAACCagtctttttttattcgttCGCGATAGCACTGGCGGTCGAGGGTTTGATACTTTTTAACACGgtgttttcaaaatatgtgTGTAAATTACTGTTTCACgagtgtttatttgttatcgaTAAGTGAATAATATTGTGACAACTGTGttcgatacttgtgttatgaagTTTAGTGAAAGTTGACGGAAGTTTTCAAGGAACTTCGGTGTCTCGGGCGTATTTACCTGTAAGTCTGCCTACTTCTATAGCGTACGTGTCTCTGTGACGTTGAGGTTTTGTTATTGCCGAGTTTCTTCTTTTACaacttatttttctaaacaaaaGGTTatccaaaatgttttttgactCCTTATATTTCCTATTATTTCAAAGAATACATGCGTAAAGACAGGAtgggtaataaaataaacttacctaCATGACATTGAtaacaataatagtattataaaaaaaaaaactttcttatCACAGCACTAGCTTAAGCTAATAGGATCATCATTTTGCCACAACCACGACCGTCGTCTTGACCCCGGTCACTAACCTTGTGCTAAGGAAAGGGGTACACTTCGCTATAAATAGAACtcaaaatttacataagtcataaaaagtaggtacttacccacgtaggtaggtacctacctattcaaCACATAGTACCTAGGTGTATCATCTTAACAATCAAAAATCTTGCtcgatattattttctcttcaTAAGATTATGTTCGCGTGTAACTTGTTTCATTTCATGCTGTGACTCCGCGAAGCAAGGGGTCAGCGTAAATAGGTAATAGGTAGTTaactcttaaaattttgaacattcaGCTGTGACTTTACAACCtataaagtaggtaggtacctatacatacTACACTAACAGTGCGATACTCTGCCTAGTCAGTATGAATAGTTTCTCTACTGCTGCTGAAAAATCAGCTAAAACTCTACGTCTTACCAGCTAGATATGACACATACctaacatacctacctacctgcCTACAACTTGAGTCGTCAATCAAACTCGGAAAGTTGCgtggtacctacttagttgACCTACTGAGGTAGTGAGGGTAGGTACCGTCACAGATTATACCACTGGATACGCAGTGTCGTCGTGAGTACCTATGATTCCAGAATGATTCatctcattaatttttaaattcacggATCGAAGGTTACTACTTTTGAAAAgtacgtaggtacctataaacaGTTTCGATTGAAGCCCTTCAAACACTGTGAGAGAAATTTCCAAGATGCCAGTCCTGTGGTCTTGACGTCAACTGTTAAAGTTCACGGCCCGGTTACGGTTTTTAGCCGGCCAGACCGTGATGTAACGATTTCTGTCATGACGAATCAGACATTCGataatacaacaataatactgaaaaaaaatgaaaaaaaaatatttgatgctTCTAAAATTGTATTCGTAGGTGTATTCACAAATGTATGCTTctcaaaatatgaatatgattacataggtaggtagataaGTTTAAATTCAACTAGATTTCCAGAGTTTTTGTTCCTATATTTGAAAAGCTGTTTGGCTTCTAAGTTGTTAGCTATTTTCTTGGGGGCGTCACATAGAGACATCTCTGCTTCGTTTAACAAAACAACCCACATGATCGGTTTACAATCATGACGCTTTAACTAAACGCTAAATCGAGTTTACGTAACTTTTTAGAGGTgtgtatatgaaaatatttttgtgggAACTATCTTGCTCAACATACTTattagttttgtaattttttgaaataaagtaaGTCGTTACACAATTTAATGTAACACTTTATGTGTAGTCACCTAAATAGTAGAACTTATCTAATaacttcaaaatttctttaacaaaacttttgttctttaataaaagtattattagaATGTACCTATTGCCGACCTAACCTAACGCCGGACGGACCAGCCAGCTTGGCCGAATATTTGGGTAAAAAGGCTGGACACTACAAAAATGAGCATTTTGTGTCAGTATTAATAAGACAAAAagattgtatgcaaaattcaaGCTTTTTTGGCTATTTACTTCTAACATTTTAGAAATAGGtagtacttataaataaaatcaaatgccAAATCAGTCTAAgcactttattattaatcagTCAAATTAAGTCAtcagtcaaaaataaattatataggtacctacttagtttgGCGCTCGAATCGAAcgattgaaaaaataacaaaagccATATCAGTTGAACACCGTTTATTTTGGCCAGAGACGCAATCAAAAAGCCTAACTGTATCAGGCTTTATCCGGACGACTGGCATCCAAGAACCCTAAGTACAGGTAGGTATTTGGAAAATGAGTAggtactataataaaattacttggGATCGTCGCGACGTTTTCAATCCAAAGCTCAAATTCCGATAAACATAAATTGATTACATAACTCGGAATTCCCAAAACGAGTTAGCTTCAAGTAAACGAGTATTTTCTATCAGTTTGGGTAGAAAGTGTCTAGAAACACGGCTTGCCCAGTTTCTCCAACAGTGGACGTATGTGTTAACACTTTCGTATGATTAAATTAACGTTATACACGCatataaatgattgatttgCCAAAATATTCGCTTTCGATTGCGAGACTATTGCGATATGCATTTTGATCATCATCTTGTCTACTAGAACCGTTGAAACTGTCAATTTCTGAATGATAAGCGCAAACTGCCTTCTGTTATCCATTACTGGGGTAGGTTACCCATGTGTAATGAGTAAGAGAAGTCTGACGATATAGCTACTAGAAGTCTGCTACTGACCGAAATTGAAAGATCAACTAAGCTTCATATCCCGATGTGGGATGAccaaaatgttttcaatttattccCAAGTTTCCTGACCTAGCTCGGGTAAAACTGCCTCAGGTTCAATActatcttttggtgaaaaccgtacaaaaataagtCCGATAGtttctgagtttatcgcgtagATACAGAAGAGACAGgaggacttctttttatagaGGTAATTGTAAGAAAGCTAGCTTTGGGAAACAGGCGACTGCGGTCAATATTTACTCAATTTACGTTTCCAAAAGACGCAATTTACGGTTTTTGGcgtaaaattatttctgttCCTCGAGAAGCAAGGTTCAAATACCGTTTGTCGGGGAAGGTCTATGTCTataagtttcaaataaaattacgctCAACCTTCGGAATCTCAACTCATCAACAAAACCATTTGCTAATGCTAATAGTTGTTGTTTTTGCAAAGGCACTGATCGTGCCGTTCGCGGTCGTCCATGATGTCATCACGATTACTTCTATGTagatatttgatttaatacaaaaacgaGGGTTCCGTAATAACTGTTTTTGCTATACCTATTCCGAATTTTTCTCTTATGTGTGGTGAGGATGTCCGACCCATTCGATCATGGCGACAACTTCAAACAATAATTGTACTCTCAAGTGTGTTAGACAATCTATCcctttgtattgtattgtaatctgTATTGTAAACCCTTGTAAACTTATTGCCAAACATGATTCTGGGTCAGCggttcaaacaaaaatacaaaaattagttttcttttgAACTATGAATTGAATTCTATTGTAAACGTTTTAACACTTTTTGACACTTTTCTAAATTCACACTCATTGCCatgaaagatattttttcgtCGGAAGGCCATTATACATTAGTcatttaagaatattaaattttattatcgacCGGATTTTTTTTCCGATTAAAATTCCATGCCAAAATGAAGATCGTGCCTGCTGCAAACGATTTACTGagaattaatttagtaattcatattttaacatacACAAGAAATGCAGTTAATTAGGTATAACtttgttttgatatttgaAATTCAGCTAGTTTTTTGTGCCTGTTCCAAATTACCAAACACCTGTACTCGGGCGACTTGTTGGCAGCTTCTGATGAAGCCATGGAAGTAGCTCGGCtctggtaataaaaatattgaaggcTACCACATACCGAATGCGTCTGCGACACAACGCGTTGCATCTGCAGCACGCTGCGGCATAAAGCCTAATAGAGCGTTTGCAGATTTGCCATCGATaagtaaataagattttttcgATTTCTTCCGCAGCCGTTATGGGACGGAGCCCAgaatccgctttcctactttttcgtctctaTTTCACAGGGTCGTCGCGattcctagttgtcagaccattggcacgcatatcatacttgatgacattttattattggtgGGCCCACGAGTCAAAAATCTACTTTTAGATTGATACTGCTTTAAAACTATGTGAAAGTGATGATGAATCAGCATGACAACAGATTCAGACAATTGGATTTTTTGAACAgcaaatacctatataaatttcGGTCAGTAACACAGCATGTTTAGCAGTTTTTGTATTCTATTATACCTACTAGAATGTGCTACAATGGATAATAAAATCGAATAGCTTACTCAGTATTCTTGAcatctgaaatattttcacttttgaacgaaaaatgttttacatttcGAAACTTGATAATTTTTGCTGCTtacttcatcatcatctgccTTTATCTGTAGTCTGTGTAAGCAATCattgaattttgttgaaaataaattttaaaaaatgttagttagatcaataaattctaaagtaaaacGTATATATTAGCCACGGAAGTAAATTTCTACAATCTCTATTGTAAAATaactgtaaaatcataaaaagatcgTAAGATTCATTACATGATAAgactatacataatatatagtatatgtaCCTGTGACATTCCGTGCTAAGCACGGTGCGTAGTTGCCTGGTTGCAACACTGTCTGCTAGATGAAGGAAAGGCATTTGCCGGCATTCCTTAGCTGTTAGTAACGTGCCGTATCATATAATGATGGTAGAACAGAAATGATTTCGAAAAAACTTAAGATTTTgtctaattaattataattatattcttatttaccTTTTACACACGTTCAGTATCTTGAACTGAGcatgtaatataaaacaagtttctaaataagatttataaaatctattataaaaactaaattgatattttaaaaaatgacttATTTGGGGATAGTGTCATTAGAAAATAGTCTTCAACACCTAGGTTATTGTCCAAACAGCCATTGGAAGCTGTCCTGTCATCCAAAGATCCAAAGAAAATCAATGTGTCACCTGTAAAATAGTTTGCTACAAATAACAGAAACCGTGCCGCCATGCCATCGCCCGCTGCGATTCACTACGCGATGGAACGCGtcacataaatattgtattaaatggCCGACACCATTAATGCACACTGAACGGTAAAAGTGATGGAAATGTCGCTCTATCTACTTCGTCGTCGATAATACTTAGATTTAAATCACACTTATTCTGTaccgtataaataaataaataaatataaataaatatattaggacaaatcacacagattgagctagccccaaagtaagttcgagacttgtgttatgggatgctaactcaacgatactatattttataacaaatacatatatagataaacatccaagacccgggccaatcagaaaaagatcattttccatcatgacccgaccggggatcgaacccgggacctctcggtccagtggcaagaaccttaccactgcgccaccgaggtcgtcaaaccgTATGTTTATTTGCATTGAAAAAAGGAATGGAGTTCGTATACTTCCTTGAGGAATACcggtagtaaaaataatacctatcggattaaatatttatcgatcTAAAAGAATCATTATTTGGAGGagttaaatatagaaaacagtttatttaaaaagcattaACCACACAGTATAATCATATGACGTTTGACATATGGAAGAACTTAAAAATCTTAAGCGTGTTCCAATTTATGTTTAGTTTGActgattttatgatttatgacAACCCAATTCGTCATTCAGTATAAGTGGTAGCATAGTGTCATACGTACTTAATCTGATGCCACCATCTAGTAAATGTCCGAATGGAAATACTGTCGTTAATTTAAAAGTCGCTAGTATTTGTGTTGAGATCGTTGACGTTGCAACATGATGTAGAAACAGGCTCGAAGATATTCAGGCCAGTCCACAGTAGGAAGTCTTAGATTGATCAATGATATAAGAAATTCTTtgcagattaaaaaaaaaatgttaaaaaccttataggtttatatatttttactactatGCGTAGATTGGTCTTCACAAGATTTTTTAATCCAGTTTTGGCCATATAACATTTAAGCCAAGGGCTCAACgcaaaattgacattaaatgCTCAGCTGAATGAACtgagaaacaaatattatttgaagtaGAAAAGCTAGCAATAGTTTTctattaggtatataagtatatttattctgTGCAAATAGGGACTTCTCTAAATATTGACAATGTTTTCCAAATTGACAAGCCCTGCACTTCCAAGCGAATCCTACCTTTACGTATGACACTATAAGATCCATTTCAAGCGCTTTTAAACCTTCATTATGCAAGTAGGTCCTCGATTCACATCCACTCACACTTCGGAAGTACGTAGGTTGCTTGTTGTCGTTGATAGGAATGAGAAATTTACATATTCAAATTAACACTACTGCAGATTTGTCGTGGGTGCAACTTTAACTGTCACATGAAGCTTGCGATATTGAGAGAACAGTATATTATACCACTTATTATTCAGAAATCTGAAGCTACGTTTGTTTATGTACGTGTTCTTTTGTCTTCATTACCATTTCAGgtgttgaatttaatttttacctgTGCTATCGTATCTTTAGGTAATCCTTATTGTAGGTTGTTCTTCATAACGTCATTCTGCCGTATGCTTGTTCTTAAATctgatttttctatttctattgtCATGAAACTACGATTATATTTTCTGTCCGATATTAACACAAGTGCAGTGCCAATGTCAAGTGCGGTCAACTGAGCCTACCAACTTCTGATCAAGCAATAAAGTTCTTTATGATTATAATCTTAAGGTACTGTCGCTATCACGCAACGCAGGAGCATGCAatcagaattttaaattatgactcATTCCAATGAGCAAACGTTTAGAGTTCGTTGCATTGGGACGTTATATTAccagtacaaaaaaatactccTACCTTACTAATTTTTaacacagaaataaaaatgataattctAGTTTACTAAACTGTAAAGTATCTGTAGACAGtatagctaaaatattttaaccaaCAATTAAATGCTTTAAGAGCAGCAGACATTTGGGATGTTTGCAACCTTCGACGATACACATGTACCAGACAATAAGTTATGATTGGACACGCTTGAGGCACCTTCGATGAGTGTCTTGTTCCATTTTTTGCTGTCTACGCTACATTGTTTCGTGATAATgattgatttctttttatttttgaattccAGTGAAGATTAATACGCACACACAGGAAAAACTATGCTTTCCTTctgttttttgaaattaaacctGCACTGTTCAGAAAATCGCAAACTTTCGCGGAATCCCGGGTGAATGCTAATCAGCTATTGAATATAATCTGTGGCAAGCCATAAAGGATCGTCCCAGTTGATCGCACGCGCATGCCTGCACGCGTGCCACTGACCAAATGTCAAAGAAAGCCTGTGGATTTCTCGCACGCAGCTTCCATTCTCAATTTGTCGGCCACTTATTACAAACGAAGTCAACAATTCGACACATACACAGTAaggtttgtaattttatttggtacTGCGAGTTCTTGTTCTTATCCATTTATTTCATAGAACTCACAGACAATATAACATTTAGAACTTGACTACAGGACTTCATGCTAGCATAATATCGGCTATTTGCCGAGGAGACCCGTGACTGTGACGGTCATTATTATGCTTATTGCTTGTTCgtcttattttacaaatttgcgTGCGTTTGACGTCAATCTAGCCAGATACCCAGCAAAGATGAGGTCATTATTATATTCCTTGCTCTCTGTGGCGCTACAATCCTAACCGTAGTTTTTGTGTTCTTGAATATGATCTCTGAAGTCAAGATCTTATTAAGAACATGATCTTTTGCTTTTGCCTGTTCTTTGACCAGCGTCTACATCTCTGCTCTGTTCGACATCCTCTGAAACAAGTTCTACTAGAATGCAAAGAGTTTTCCCGGTGTCTTCCCCGGCTGTTAAAAGACGGAGTCATTCCGCTTTCCTTCTTTTTCGTCTCCTCTTCACACGGACGTTGGTATTCCTAGTTGTTAGAATACAATCTCAATCTTCAAGTTGTTATAACGGATCATCCAGAAGGCGGTCCCTGACCACTTGACCGCTAGTCGGCGCCACCGTCACGGGCCGCTGCCCTCCGCCGAACATGTGAGACATGAGACATTGATAGTATACTAGAATTGTAATAACTGTTGCGAATAGTACGATCAGGACTTGAttatcaatcaattttgaatCAATCATT
This window harbors:
- the LOC128673770 gene encoding innexin inx2-like, with amino-acid sequence MIDLFMPFRAFLKYENVCSDNNVFRMHYKVTVIMLLVFTLLVSSKQFFGEPIHCMSDSEKDSDKDAVNSYCWIYGTYTLKSRLGGKEGINNAYVGVGPESYNDEQIKHTYYQWVCFVLLGQAVMFYTPRYLWKIWEGGRLKALAADLSSPIVSKDWSEFRRGELISYLTYTNIYTHNTYALRYALCEFLNLGNVVGQIFLLDIFLGGAFRNYGAAFAAFTHTPKLPVNMEDFDLINPMDQFFPKLTKCWLRKYGPTGTLQLKDRLCVLPLNIVNEKIFVILWFWLIFLAFVSALALLFRLLVFSLSPLRTFMIMGQLRYVRRSTVSKIVNRFGYGDWFILYSLGKNVNPLIYKELIIELAKELDHKPIVV
- the l(1)10Bb gene encoding protein BUD31 homolog is translated as MPKIRRSRKPPPEGWELIEPTLEELEQKMREAETEPHEGKRKQESLWPIFKIHHQKSRYIYDLFYRRRAISRELYQYCLDEKIADGNLIAKWKKTGYENLCCLRCIQTRDTNFATNCICRVPKSKLEEGRIVECVHCGCRGCSG